A stretch of Sulfurimonas xiamenensis DNA encodes these proteins:
- a CDS encoding amidoligase family protein: MNFEYTNIIDSKYRPKLFYKKNKSDRRVGVEIEYSNLPLLNSAAVVSSLFGGNIVEVNKYKVVLKKTKYGDFTFELDAMFLQKIESKGLFTKLSSVIGTISSDINDLLEKTSKKFIPFEISSPPIPISKLPLLDNMIDKLRLQGALGTTYSFQYAFGVHFNIEPPSDEMGDILKIFKSFLILQKWIEVQSELDIARKMSPFINDFPKEYIRLVVNKEYNPDKEHFIEDYLFYNPTRNRVLDMLPMLAHWDEKRVRKQLPDEKINPRPTYHYRLPNSKIDLFRWNLSVEFQLWVIVELLANNEKLFEEMSEKFFKKIEKAIFSKDEWVEECQKCVLELLS, translated from the coding sequence TTGAATTTTGAATATACAAACATTATAGATTCCAAGTATAGACCAAAACTTTTTTATAAAAAAAACAAAAGTGATAGAAGAGTCGGTGTTGAAATAGAATATTCTAATTTACCTCTTTTAAACAGTGCGGCTGTTGTTTCATCATTGTTCGGCGGGAATATAGTTGAGGTAAATAAATATAAAGTAGTACTTAAAAAGACGAAATATGGTGATTTTACATTTGAATTAGATGCTATGTTTTTACAAAAAATAGAAAGCAAAGGGCTGTTTACAAAATTAAGCAGCGTTATAGGAACAATATCGAGCGATATCAATGATTTGCTTGAAAAAACTTCTAAAAAATTTATTCCTTTTGAGATATCTTCACCGCCTATTCCTATTTCAAAACTGCCATTACTTGATAATATGATAGATAAACTCAGGCTTCAGGGTGCATTAGGTACTACTTACTCTTTTCAATACGCCTTTGGTGTTCACTTTAACATAGAACCGCCAAGTGACGAGATGGGTGATATACTGAAAATTTTTAAATCTTTTTTGATTTTACAGAAGTGGATAGAAGTGCAAAGCGAGCTTGATATAGCTAGAAAAATGTCCCCTTTTATTAACGATTTTCCAAAAGAGTATATCAGGCTTGTTGTAAACAAAGAGTACAATCCCGATAAAGAGCACTTTATAGAAGATTATCTTTTTTACAATCCAACTAGAAATCGTGTTTTAGACATGCTGCCAATGTTGGCACACTGGGATGAAAAAAGAGTAAGAAAACAGCTGCCTGATGAAAAAATCAATCCTAGACCGACTTATCATTATAGACTTCCAAATTCAAAAATTGATCTCTTTAGATGGAATCTTTCTGTAGAGTTTCAGTTATGGGTAATTGTGGAGCTGTTGGCAAACAATGAAAAACTTTTTGAAGAGATGAGTGAGAAATTTTTTAAAAAAATAGAAAAAGCAATCTTTAGCAAAGATGAATGGGTAGAGGAGTGTCAAAAATGCGTACTAGAGCTACTGTCATAG
- a CDS encoding gamma-glutamyl-gamma-aminobutyrate hydrolase family protein, producing the protein MRTRATVIVTGPRKGTISRFFICFALFLAGVKSKVVIPGDDIKNLKMDGLIISGGDDLYHALFEQETCELEEVINYQRDLLEYTLLYRAVKEKKPVLGICRGYQLINVFFGGTLHKDIRKGDYKYRYTPFPWKKIELKEDGLLCEIVQKQSLKINTLHYQAVDKLAKKFRLEAVDDYNITQAISSKSHDFLIFGVQWHPEYLFYMKSHFKIFKKLVEAVYARVEQ; encoded by the coding sequence ATGCGTACTAGAGCTACTGTCATAGTGACAGGTCCCAGGAAGGGAACAATTTCGAGATTTTTTATATGTTTTGCGCTTTTTTTGGCAGGTGTGAAGTCAAAAGTAGTAATACCGGGTGATGATATAAAAAATTTAAAAATGGATGGTTTGATTATCAGCGGTGGAGATGATCTTTATCATGCACTGTTTGAGCAAGAGACATGTGAACTTGAAGAAGTTATTAACTATCAAAGAGATCTTTTAGAGTATACCTTGTTGTATAGAGCGGTAAAAGAAAAAAAACCGGTACTTGGCATTTGCAGAGGTTACCAGCTTATTAATGTCTTTTTTGGAGGCACTCTGCATAAAGATATCAGAAAAGGTGATTATAAGTATAGATATACCCCTTTTCCTTGGAAAAAAATAGAACTCAAAGAAGATGGACTTTTATGTGAAATAGTGCAAAAGCAGAGTTTAAAAATTAATACTCTGCATTATCAAGCAGTTGATAAATTGGCAAAAAAATTTAGGCTCGAAGCTGTTGATGATTATAATATTACTCAAGCAATATCATCAAAAAGTCATGATTTTTTAATTTTTGGAGTTCAGTGGCATCCAGAGTATCTTTTTTATATGAAAAGCCATTTTAAAATTTTTAAAAAATTAGTAGAAGCCGTATATGCAAGAGTTGAACAATAA
- the thiS gene encoding sulfur carrier protein ThiS: protein MKLIINGEIKEFSENVTLENVLKELGLTDKVMAAAVNMEIVKQNQWATYTLKDNDKLELLDFVGGG from the coding sequence ATGAAACTTATAATAAACGGTGAAATAAAAGAGTTTAGCGAAAATGTAACTCTTGAAAATGTTTTAAAAGAGTTGGGATTAACAGATAAAGTTATGGCAGCAGCCGTAAATATGGAGATAGTAAAACAAAATCAGTGGGCAACTTATACTTTAAAAGATAATGATAAACTAGAGTTGTTAGATTTTGTCGGCGGGGGCTGA
- the acpS gene encoding holo-ACP synthase translates to MIGIDLIKTSRMNLFIERFGEKALLKFLSKEEIKLVKNYKTASGFWAAKEACSKALGVGIGSKCSFHDIAIYKTSNGAPKLKLSEKLLNNFNILDSSLSITHDGDYAIAVVAIESAPADKI, encoded by the coding sequence ATGATTGGAATAGATCTTATAAAAACATCTCGCATGAATCTCTTTATAGAGCGATTTGGCGAAAAAGCCCTTCTTAAATTTCTATCCAAAGAAGAAATAAAGCTTGTTAAAAACTACAAAACAGCTTCTGGCTTTTGGGCAGCAAAAGAAGCCTGTTCAAAAGCCTTGGGAGTTGGCATAGGCTCAAAATGCAGCTTTCATGATATTGCTATATATAAAACATCAAACGGTGCACCAAAATTAAAATTATCAGAAAAACTTTTAAACAATTTTAATATTTTAGATTCCAGTCTCTCCATTACTCATGACGGGGATTATGCCATAGCTGTAGTAGCCATTGAATCAGCCCCCGCCGACAAAATCTAA
- the radA gene encoding DNA repair protein RadA: MSKKKILFECQHCGFTTPKWMGKCTNCGAWDSFIELNEHQQEVVKKTKSASSTSAKAISINEIKEEKVFRFSSKDIELDMVLGGGVVPGSLTLIGGSPGVGKSTLLLKVGADIASSGQNVLYVTGEESGSQIKLRANRLGANQDTLYLLSEIRLEQVLTELEHKDYTFLIIDSIQTLYSENIASAPGSVTQVRQITFELMRIAKDKNIAIFIIGHITKEGSIAGPRVLEHMVDTVLYFEGDSSQELRILRGFKNRFGPTSEIGVFEMKNNGLVSATDVASRFFNRNSEQAGSALTVVMEGSRPIILEVQALVSESHTANSKRQATGFDTNRLNMLLALLERKLEIPLSGYDVFINITGGIKINETSADLAILAAIISSFRNRAISKQTVFIGEVSLVGDVRDVFAMDARLKEASMQNISKALVAKKPLEKSNIKTFIVDEVTKLLEWY, translated from the coding sequence ATGTCTAAAAAAAAGATTCTCTTTGAGTGTCAACACTGTGGATTTACAACACCAAAATGGATGGGCAAATGCACAAACTGTGGGGCATGGGACTCATTTATAGAGCTTAATGAGCACCAGCAAGAAGTTGTAAAAAAAACAAAATCAGCATCAAGCACCTCCGCAAAAGCAATCAGCATAAATGAGATAAAAGAAGAGAAGGTATTTCGATTTAGCTCTAAAGATATAGAGCTGGATATGGTTCTTGGCGGAGGAGTTGTGCCGGGCTCACTGACACTTATAGGAGGAAGTCCGGGTGTTGGAAAATCGACACTCCTTTTAAAAGTCGGTGCAGATATAGCTTCAAGCGGACAAAATGTTCTGTATGTAACAGGTGAAGAGTCAGGTTCTCAGATAAAACTGCGCGCAAATAGACTCGGTGCAAATCAAGATACTTTATATCTATTGAGCGAGATAAGACTTGAGCAGGTTTTAACAGAACTTGAACATAAAGATTATACTTTTTTAATTATCGACTCCATTCAAACACTCTACTCCGAAAATATCGCATCTGCACCGGGGTCTGTAACTCAAGTAAGACAGATTACCTTTGAGCTTATGCGTATTGCAAAAGATAAAAACATCGCTATCTTTATTATTGGGCATATTACAAAAGAGGGATCAATCGCCGGTCCAAGAGTTTTAGAGCATATGGTTGATACCGTCTTATATTTTGAAGGCGACTCTTCACAGGAACTTCGGATTTTAAGAGGATTTAAAAACCGTTTTGGGCCGACAAGCGAAATCGGTGTTTTTGAGATGAAAAACAATGGACTTGTATCAGCAACTGATGTAGCTTCAAGATTTTTCAACCGCAACTCAGAACAGGCGGGATCAGCTCTGACTGTTGTTATGGAAGGCTCCCGCCCGATTATACTCGAAGTACAGGCTCTTGTTTCAGAGTCGCATACCGCAAACTCTAAAAGACAGGCTACAGGTTTTGATACAAACAGACTAAATATGCTGCTTGCACTTTTGGAGAGAAAACTTGAAATTCCTTTATCTGGATATGATGTTTTTATTAATATTACAGGCGGTATTAAAATAAACGAAACTTCTGCGGATTTGGCAATATTAGCAGCAATTATCAGCAGTTTTCGCAATCGTGCGATTTCCAAACAAACCGTTTTTATAGGCGAAGTTTCTCTTGTCGGTGATGTTAGGGATGTTTTTGCAATGGATGCAAGACTTAAAGAGGCAAGCATGCAAAATATATCCAAAGCACTTGTTGCAAAAAAACCGTTGGAAAAATCAAATATCAAAACATTTATTGTAGATGAAGTTACAAAATTGCTGGAGTGGTACTGA
- the ftsY gene encoding signal recognition particle-docking protein FtsY — MFGFIKKSLNKTAEAIKSVVPKKKLSFSKEEIEDILLEADVEYELVEIILKEIYQSKVTRDILRSKLLATLAYTTYKEPEFTPPFVELIVGVNGAGKTTTISKLAYKYKSEGKKVILGAGDTFRAAAIEQLTLWANKLDIPIIASKQGHDSSAVAYDTIDSAKSRKFDNVIIDTAGRLHTQTNLAHELKKIARICDKAHNGAPHRTILIIDGTQGNSAIAQAKAFNEMIGVDGIIITKLDGTAKGGSVFSIAYALELPILFVGTGEQPENLTPFDKYEFVDSLLDVIYVEEE, encoded by the coding sequence ATGTTTGGATTTATAAAAAAATCCCTTAACAAAACTGCTGAGGCGATTAAGTCAGTAGTTCCAAAAAAGAAACTCTCTTTTTCCAAAGAGGAGATTGAAGATATTCTGCTTGAAGCTGATGTTGAGTATGAATTAGTAGAGATAATTTTAAAAGAGATATATCAAAGCAAAGTAACTCGTGACATTCTTCGTTCAAAACTACTTGCAACGCTTGCTTACACAACATATAAAGAGCCTGAGTTTACACCTCCTTTTGTAGAGTTGATTGTCGGTGTAAACGGTGCCGGAAAAACAACTACTATCTCAAAACTGGCATATAAATATAAAAGCGAAGGCAAAAAAGTGATACTTGGCGCCGGGGACACATTTAGAGCGGCTGCTATAGAACAGCTTACACTATGGGCAAATAAACTTGATATTCCTATAATCGCTTCAAAACAGGGACATGACAGTTCTGCAGTTGCTTACGACACTATAGATTCTGCAAAATCCAGAAAATTTGACAATGTTATCATAGATACTGCAGGAAGACTTCATACACAGACAAATCTTGCACATGAACTTAAAAAGATAGCCCGTATATGCGACAAAGCTCACAACGGTGCACCTCATAGAACGATACTAATCATAGACGGTACACAAGGCAACTCTGCAATAGCACAGGCAAAAGCTTTTAACGAGATGATTGGTGTAGATGGAATTATTATTACCAAACTTGACGGAACGGCAAAAGGCGGAAGTGTTTTTAGTATAGCTTATGCTCTTGAGCTCCCGATTCTTTTTGTAGGTACAGGCGAGCAGCCTGAAAATTTAACACCCTTTGATAAGTATGAATTTGTTGACAGTCTGCTTGATGTAATCTATGTTGAAGAGGAGTAA
- a CDS encoding TlpA family protein disulfide reductase, protein MLKNYILSLSILSAILFQGCSDNKEKTENAQSVNQLVSTKEYVLTGIDQKQYVVKKEGAGFILEGANDKIVIFDIFATWCPPCRAVAPHLSSLQEKYKEDIIVIGVTIEDNIQNSKLQEFAEKYNAKYILVNSDQNRRLSDEIVKELGLGDRYPIPTMAMYKNAKLINHYVGATAEEFIESDIKNALGK, encoded by the coding sequence ATGCTAAAAAATTATATTTTATCACTCTCCATTTTATCGGCAATTTTATTTCAAGGCTGCTCTGATAATAAAGAAAAAACTGAGAATGCTCAAAGTGTAAATCAATTAGTTTCAACAAAAGAGTATGTGCTTACAGGTATTGATCAAAAACAGTATGTTGTAAAAAAAGAGGGTGCAGGTTTTATTTTAGAAGGAGCAAATGATAAAATAGTAATATTTGATATATTTGCAACATGGTGTCCTCCTTGTCGTGCTGTAGCACCACATTTAAGCTCGTTGCAAGAAAAATATAAAGAAGATATTATTGTTATCGGTGTAACCATAGAGGACAATATTCAAAACTCAAAATTACAAGAATTTGCAGAAAAATACAACGCGAAATATATTTTAGTAAATTCAGACCAAAACCGTCGTTTAAGTGATGAGATTGTAAAAGAGCTCGGACTTGGAGACAGATACCCTATTCCGACTATGGCGATGTACAAAAATGCAAAATTAATCAATCATTATGTCGGTGCTACCGCGGAAGAGTTTATTGAGAGTGATATCAAAAACGCTTTAGGAAAATAG